AAGCCTTGCCAGGGGGAAACCCTGCTGGGTGCAGGGCGAAGCCTTGCACTGCGCGCTGCTAGTTGACGAGGACGGTGCAGTTGTTGTTAGAGAATTCCAGAAAGCCGTTGGGGATAGGGATTTGGGTTTGGTTATCGATAGTGATGTTGCCATTTTTGAGTTGGGAGATGATGGGAGTGTGGTTAGGGAGGACTTCGAAGGAGCCTTCGGAGCCTGGGAATATGGCGTTGTGAACTTCGCCTTCGAAGAGAATTTCTTCGGGGGATAAGATAAGTAGCTTATACATTGGTATCGGCTTTTAATTTTTCGGCGTTGGCGAGGACTTCTTCTATTGAGCCGGTCATGTAGAAGGCTTGTTCTGGTAGGTGGTCAAGTTCTCCGTTGATGATCATTTTGAAGCCTTTGATGGTGTCGTGGAGTTTGACATATTTTCCGGGTTTACCGGTGAAGGTTTCGGCTACGAAGAAAGGCTGGGAGAGGAATTTTTGAATTTTGCGGGCTCTTCCGACGAGAAGTTTGTCGTCTTCCGCTAGTTCGTCGATACCTAAAATGGCGATGATATCTTGCAGGTCTTTGTAGCGTTGGAGGATTTTCTTTACGTTGCTGGCGAGGTTGTAGTGTTCGTCGCCGAGGACGGCGGGATCGAGGATGCGTGAAGAGGAGGCGAGGGGGTCGACGGCAGGGTAGATGCCTAGCTCTGCAATTTGTCGTGATAGGGCTGTCGAGGCGTCGAGGTGGGTGAAAAGGCTAGCGGGAGCGGGGTCTGTGTAGTCGTCCGCAGGGACGTAGATGGCTTGTACGGAAGTGATGGAGCCGGATTTTGTTGAGGTGATCCTTTCCTGCAGGGCGCCGACTTCAGTGTTAAGAGTAGGTTGATATCCTACTGCAGAGGGCATTCTACCTAGCAGAGCAGAAACTTCGGAACCTGCTTGTACGAAGCGGAAGATGTTGTCGATGAATAGGAGGACATCTTGGCGTTGGGTATCGCGGAAGTGTTCGGCTATTGTCAAGCCTGTGAGGCCTACGCGCAGACGTGCACCGGGGGGTTCATTCATTTGTCCGAAAACAAGGCAGGTTTTAGAGAGGACGCCGGATTCTTTCATTTCGAGCCATAGGTCATTACCTTCGCGGGTTCTTTCGCCCACACCGCAGAAGACAGAGAATCCGCCATGTTCCTGCGCTATATTGCGAATTAGTTCCATGACGATAACAGATTTGCCTACGCCGGCGCCGCCAAAGAGGCCGACCTTTCCGCCTTTCGCATAAGGACAAAGAAGATCGATGACTTTGATTCCAGTTTCGAAGATAGCCATGGATGTTTCTTGTTCTTCGAAGGGAGGGGGAGGATTATGGATGGAAGAGCGGGGAGCGTTAGCGGGGATAGGTTGCCCTTCATCAATAGGGTTGCCGAGAACATTCAGGATACGTCCGAGAACATCTTTGCCGACTGGAACGGTGATTTGCTTACCTGTGTCTTTGGCAGGCATGCCACGGACTAGACCGTCGGTGGAGGAAAGGGCGATGCAGCGGACGACATTATCCCCTAAGTGCAGGGCGACTTCTGCGGTTAGGTGGATATTTCTTTCGTCGTTATCGATAGTGATGGCGTTTAAAATATTGGGTAGTTCGCCGTGTGGGAATTCTATATCGATGACGGGTCCGATGACTTGTTTAATTTTACCTTCTGACATAACTCTTTTACTCCAATCCTTCTGCACCAGCAGTAATTTCTAACATTTCTTTTGTGATGCCGGCCTGCCGGACTTTATTTCTTATGAGGGTTAACTTTTCAATCATTTCATCCGCATTTTTTGTAGCAGCTTTCATTGCTGTTACACGCGCTCCGAGTTCGGATACTTGAGCTTCGGAGAGGACTTTCATCAAGCGTGTGAAACAGTAGCGGGGGATGAGCACAGAATAAATCTCTTCCGCGCTAGGTTCAAAAATATAATCTATTGAAGGAGCGGTAGCGTCAATTTCTCCTTTAGATATTGGCAGAAAATTATCGATACGTATTTGCCTTGAGAGGATATTTTTAAATATAGTGTAGACAATAGTTATTTCGTCCCATTCCCGCTTGAGAAATCCTTCAACGAGAAAAGAGCTAAGTTTTTCAACTTCGGATGCATTCATCTTGTTGCTTAGATCTCGCATGGAGAATTTTATTTCCCAGGGCTGCTTTTTGAAATGTTCAATGGCTTTATTGCCCACTAAGAAGAGGACAGCTCCGGAGTATTCATCTTTGCGCAATAATTTCTCAGCAGCTTGGATCACATTGTTGTTATATGCACCACAGAGCCCTTTATCCGCAGTGATGATCAGTACGCCTTTTTTTCGTTCAGTGCGTTCTTCGAATAAGGGATGGGAAACTTCGTTAGATGCTCTAGCGAGCTGTTGCAGCATTTGGTGCATTTTCTCAGCGTAAGGACGAAAAAGCTCCAACTTATTCAACGCTTTGCGCAGGCGTACGGCAGCAACCATCTCCATAGCTTTAGTGATATGCTGGATATTCGCTGCCGAGTGAAGTCGTTTTTTTATATCCCTTAATGTCGTCATTTCTCTCCGACATTCAGATTGCGGTTAGTAATGAAGTCGTTTTTAAACCTGTTGACAGCCTGTTCAAGCTCTTCCATCGTCTTCTTATCTAGGTCTTTAGTTTCTTCAATGGCATGGGGGATATGGGGGTAGTCATGTTCAACGAACTTTAGAAGTTCTTTTTCAAACAGTTTGACTTGCTCAAGAGGAAGATCATCTAGGTAGCCTTTAATCCCTGCAAAAATAATGATGACTTGTTGTTCAAGCGAATAAGGATTGAGTTTGTCTTGTTTAAGGATTTCAACCATGCGGTCGCCACGGTTGATCTGCGCTTTGGTGGCGTCATCCATTTCTGAGCCGAACTGGGCAAAGGCGGCAAGTTCACGGTATTGTGCAATTTCGAGACGGAGGCTTTGTGCAACTCGTTTCATAGCCTTTGTCTGTGCTTTACCCCCTACGCGCGAGGCGGAGATGCCCACATTGATGGCGGGCCTTACACCGGAGAAAAATAGGTCGGATTCGAGATAAATTTGTCCGTCAGTAATAGAGATTACGTTTGTAGGGATGTAGGTTGTGACGTCTTGCGCTTGTGTTTCGATGACGGGCAGTGAGGTGAGCGATCCTCCACCTAGCTTGTCGCTGAGTTTTGCGGCACGTTCGAGCAGGCGGGAATGTAAATAGAAAATATCCCCTGGATAGGCTTCTCTGCCTGGAGGGCGGCGCAATAGCAAGGCAAGTTGTCGATAGGCTTGAGCATGTTTAGACAGATCGTCATAAAAGCAGATGGCGTGTTTACCTTTGTGCATGAAATATTCGCCCATGGCTGTGGCAGCGAAGGGGGCAATATATTGGAGAGGGGCCCTATCAGAAGCGGATGCTGCCACGATAATGGAGTAGGGGAGTGCGCCATGTTTTTCAAGCGTGGAGACGAAATGTGAAATGGTGGAGGATTTTTGTCCGATAGCAACATAGATACAGATGACGTCCTTGCCTTTTTGATTGAGGATAGTATCTAAAATGACAGTGGTTTTGCCTGTCTGCCTATCACCGATTATCAATTGACGCTGTCCTTTTCCTATAGGAATCATGGAGTCAATAGCTTTGATGCCGGTTTGGACGGGTTCATTTACAGGTTGGCGTTCAATGACGTTAGGGGCATCGCCTTCGATCGGCATATAAGTTTCAGAAGCGATTGTGCCTTTTCCGTCGATCGGACGGCCGAGCGGATCGACAACCCTGCCTAGCAAGCCTTCTCCTACAGGTACAGAGGCAATCTTATTGGTGCGTTTAACAAGGTCATGCTCCTTGATCCCTTCATCAGGTCCTAGCAAAACAACGCCGACGTTGTCAGTTTCAAGGTTAAGAACCATTCCAATGGTGCCGTTGGGGAATTCGACCAGTTCGGAAATCATCACATCATCCAGGCCCCAGACACGAGCGATACCGTCTCCTACCTGGAGGACTCTGCCGACGGATTCGAAAGAGAACTCTTCCTTATAGTCTTCGATTTTACGTTGGATGATCCAGGATATTTCGTCTTGTTTTAGCGACATAAAAGCTCTTATCTTAATAGAATTTGTTTAAGATTATTCAATCGGCCTTGGAGGCTGAAATCCATCATTTTGCTTGCCATAATGATTGAAATGCCACCTAATAGCGAGGGATCGACCTCTTCGTGGATTTCAATTTCGTGCTGCGAGTACTTTTCTAGTTCCTGCTTGACATCAGCGCGTAATGTTTCACTTAGGGGCCACGGGGAAATAACTGTTACTTCGACAATTCCAAGACGCTGAGCTACCATATGGTGGAACTCCTCAGTGATCTCTGGTAGGAAGTGAAGTTTACGTTTCTCTAGGAGGAGGAGCATTAACCTTAGCAAGGTGGGGCTGACACTACTTTCAAAAGTACCTTTAATAATATCGGCCCTTTTCTCATGCTCTATTTGCGGGTTGTCCAGCAGCTTAAGCATTCCAGGGGTATGATTTAATATCCCGCTGATATCCTCCAGTTCTTGCTGGTATTGGCGCAAGTTATTGCCTTCAGAATCTGACTTTAACAATGCTTTGGCATATTGTATGGCAGATTGGCGGTCTTTCATTTAAGTTCAACCTCATCCATTAACTTACTTACAAGCTTCTCGTTTTCGGCTTGGTTCAGTTTTGTGTGGGCTAGCTTTTCAAAAATAGCGGTTGAGGTGTTGATGATTTCATTTTTCAGCTCTATCCTAGCCTTCACCAGCTCACGCTGCACTTCTTCGTGGGCTTTT
The Parachlamydiales bacterium genome window above contains:
- a CDS encoding F0F1 ATP synthase subunit epsilon, with amino-acid sequence MYKLLILSPEEILFEGEVHNAIFPGSEGSFEVLPNHTPIISQLKNGNITIDNQTQIPIPNGFLEFSNNNCTVLVN
- the atpD gene encoding F0F1 ATP synthase subunit beta, translated to MSEGKIKQVIGPVIDIEFPHGELPNILNAITIDNDERNIHLTAEVALHLGDNVVRCIALSSTDGLVRGMPAKDTGKQITVPVGKDVLGRILNVLGNPIDEGQPIPANAPRSSIHNPPPPFEEQETSMAIFETGIKVIDLLCPYAKGGKVGLFGGAGVGKSVIVMELIRNIAQEHGGFSVFCGVGERTREGNDLWLEMKESGVLSKTCLVFGQMNEPPGARLRVGLTGLTIAEHFRDTQRQDVLLFIDNIFRFVQAGSEVSALLGRMPSAVGYQPTLNTEVGALQERITSTKSGSITSVQAIYVPADDYTDPAPASLFTHLDASTALSRQIAELGIYPAVDPLASSSRILDPAVLGDEHYNLASNVKKILQRYKDLQDIIAILGIDELAEDDKLLVGRARKIQKFLSQPFFVAETFTGKPGKYVKLHDTIKGFKMIINGELDHLPEQAFYMTGSIEEVLANAEKLKADTNV
- the atpG gene encoding ATP synthase F1 subunit gamma produces the protein MTTLRDIKKRLHSAANIQHITKAMEMVAAVRLRKALNKLELFRPYAEKMHQMLQQLARASNEVSHPLFEERTERKKGVLIITADKGLCGAYNNNVIQAAEKLLRKDEYSGAVLFLVGNKAIEHFKKQPWEIKFSMRDLSNKMNASEVEKLSSFLVEGFLKREWDEITIVYTIFKNILSRQIRIDNFLPISKGEIDATAPSIDYIFEPSAEEIYSVLIPRYCFTRLMKVLSEAQVSELGARVTAMKAATKNADEMIEKLTLIRNKVRQAGITKEMLEITAGAEGLE
- the atpA gene encoding F0F1 ATP synthase subunit alpha yields the protein MSLKQDEISWIIQRKIEDYKEEFSFESVGRVLQVGDGIARVWGLDDVMISELVEFPNGTIGMVLNLETDNVGVVLLGPDEGIKEHDLVKRTNKIASVPVGEGLLGRVVDPLGRPIDGKGTIASETYMPIEGDAPNVIERQPVNEPVQTGIKAIDSMIPIGKGQRQLIIGDRQTGKTTVILDTILNQKGKDVICIYVAIGQKSSTISHFVSTLEKHGALPYSIIVAASASDRAPLQYIAPFAATAMGEYFMHKGKHAICFYDDLSKHAQAYRQLALLLRRPPGREAYPGDIFYLHSRLLERAAKLSDKLGGGSLTSLPVIETQAQDVTTYIPTNVISITDGQIYLESDLFFSGVRPAINVGISASRVGGKAQTKAMKRVAQSLRLEIAQYRELAAFAQFGSEMDDATKAQINRGDRMVEILKQDKLNPYSLEQQVIIIFAGIKGYLDDLPLEQVKLFEKELLKFVEHDYPHIPHAIEETKDLDKKTMEELEQAVNRFKNDFITNRNLNVGEK
- the atpH gene encoding ATP synthase F1 subunit delta is translated as MKDRQSAIQYAKALLKSDSEGNNLRQYQQELEDISGILNHTPGMLKLLDNPQIEHEKRADIIKGTFESSVSPTLLRLMLLLLEKRKLHFLPEITEEFHHMVAQRLGIVEVTVISPWPLSETLRADVKQELEKYSQHEIEIHEEVDPSLLGGISIIMASKMMDFSLQGRLNNLKQILLR